A window of Cellulomonas fimi contains these coding sequences:
- a CDS encoding LLM class flavin-dependent oxidoreductase — protein sequence MTIPLSVLDTAPLSAGQTSADALAATTRLARAADALGYRRFWVAEHHAMPMVASTSPGVLLAHLAAATRSIRVGSGGVMLPNHPALVVAEQFAMLEALHPGRVDLGIGRAPGADPATAAALRRTVDGLGAEDFPAELVDVLAMLGVPLGSVAPSAAARRLTATPVATSSPEPWLLGSSLFSAQLAGELGLPYSYAHHFATGRTAQAAQTYRDAFRPSPLLDAPRLMVSVSVLVADTEEEAQHLAGPSRVMTLALRTGRPLAPVVTPDEAARILAGLDPRAAEELFAQSPGTQVATTPDRAVEELAALATRTGADELMVTGTAFDVADRERTLTELAARWPGLGTPSA from the coding sequence GTGACCATCCCGCTCTCCGTCCTCGACACCGCCCCGCTCAGCGCGGGCCAGACCAGCGCCGACGCGCTCGCGGCGACGACCCGGCTGGCCCGGGCGGCCGACGCGCTCGGCTACCGCCGGTTCTGGGTGGCCGAGCACCACGCCATGCCGATGGTCGCGTCGACGTCGCCGGGCGTCCTGCTCGCGCACCTCGCAGCGGCGACGCGCTCGATCCGCGTCGGGTCGGGCGGCGTCATGCTGCCGAACCACCCGGCGCTCGTGGTCGCGGAGCAGTTCGCGATGCTCGAGGCGCTGCACCCGGGCCGCGTCGACCTGGGCATCGGCCGGGCGCCGGGCGCCGACCCGGCCACCGCGGCCGCGCTGCGCCGGACCGTCGACGGCCTGGGTGCGGAGGACTTCCCGGCGGAGCTCGTCGACGTGCTCGCGATGCTCGGCGTGCCGCTCGGGTCCGTCGCGCCGTCGGCGGCCGCGCGGCGGCTGACCGCGACCCCCGTCGCGACGTCGAGCCCCGAGCCGTGGCTCCTCGGGTCGAGCCTGTTCTCCGCGCAGCTCGCGGGCGAGCTCGGCCTGCCCTACAGCTACGCGCACCACTTCGCGACGGGCCGCACCGCGCAGGCCGCGCAGACCTACCGCGACGCGTTCCGCCCGTCGCCGCTGCTCGACGCCCCGCGCCTCATGGTGTCGGTCTCGGTCCTCGTCGCCGACACCGAGGAGGAGGCGCAGCACCTCGCGGGCCCGAGCCGGGTCATGACGCTCGCGCTGCGCACCGGCCGCCCGCTCGCCCCGGTCGTCACGCCCGACGAGGCGGCGCGGATCCTCGCCGGCCTCGATCCCCGCGCGGCAGAGGAGCTCTTCGCTCAGTCGCCGGGCACGCAGGTCGCGACGACGCCGGATCGCGCCGTCGAGGAGCTCGCAGCGCTCGCCACGCGCACCGGCGCGGACGAGCTCATGGTGACGGGCACGGCCTTCGACGTCGCCGACCGCGAGCGCACGCTCACCGAGCTCGCCGCGCGCTGGCCGGGTCTCGGGACGCCCTCCGCCTGA
- a CDS encoding META domain-containing protein — translation MTTLQGTWRFETLGGAPLPDEVRHAPWLTFDGDGQVYGLAGVNRVRGTWQLEGSRLTFGPVVSTLMAGPDEAMACERQVVELLNSALDVHADGDHLELRLDGTPGATLVRDEQAGDAPA, via the coding sequence GCACGTGGCGGTTCGAGACGCTCGGCGGCGCACCGCTGCCCGACGAGGTGCGGCACGCGCCGTGGCTCACGTTCGACGGAGACGGGCAGGTGTACGGGCTGGCGGGCGTCAACCGCGTCCGCGGCACGTGGCAGCTCGAAGGGTCACGGCTGACGTTCGGCCCCGTCGTCTCGACCCTCATGGCCGGACCCGACGAGGCGATGGCGTGCGAGCGGCAGGTCGTCGAGCTGCTCAACAGCGCGCTCGACGTGCACGCCGACGGCGACCACCTGGAGCTGCGGCTCGACGGGACACCGGGCGCGACTCTCGTCCGCGACGAGCAGGCGGGCGACGCGCCCGCCTGA